The following proteins are co-located in the Leptodactylus fuscus isolate aLepFus1 chromosome 8, aLepFus1.hap2, whole genome shotgun sequence genome:
- the PLEKHA3 gene encoding pleckstrin homology domain-containing family A member 3 — MEGVLYKWTNYITGWQPRWFVLDNGILSYYDSQDDVCKGSKGSIKMAVCEIKVHSTDNTRMELIIPGEQHFYVKAVNAAERQRWLVALGSSKACLSDNRTRKEKEINETNESLKTKMSELRLYCDLLMQQVHTIQEFVSHDESRPSPSAENMNEASSLLSATCNTFITTLEECVKIANAKFKPEMYQLPPHESLVSAVSPSPVQMMKRSMSHPGNYTTDRISYSIKESSLSSHRVPNRRRSAYSDTETFSDGPVEDTDRPMHCPRVGVNGGFPSATSAEDHKMKTKHPSEADDSPASVSVSS; from the exons GTTGGCAGCCTCGGTGGTTTGTCTTAGACAATGGCATCTTGTCATACTATGACTCACAGGATGACGTCTGCAAGGGCAGCAAAGGAAGTATTAAAATGGCCGTGTGTGAAATTAAAG TTCATTCAACAGACAACACCAGGATGGAGCTGATCATCCCCGGGGAGCAGCACTTCTATGTCAAAGCTGTGAATGCAGCCGAGCGGCAGAGGTGGCTGGTAGCATTAGGAAGCTCTAAGGCCTGTCTAAGTGATAACAGGACAAGGAAGGAGAAAG AAATCAATGAAACCAATGAATCACTGAAAACCAAAATGTCTGAACTGCGGCTGTATTGTGACCTGTTGATGCAGCAAGTGCACACAATTCAGGAGTTTGTAAGTCACGATGAGAGTCGGCCATCACCCAGCGCTGAG AACATGAATGAAGCATCTTCTCTGCTCAGCGCCACCTGTAACACATTTATTACCACACTTGAAGAATGTGTCAAGATAGCAAATGCCAAATTCAAGCCAGAAATGTATCAGCTGCCGCCCCATGAGTCTTTGGTGTCTGCTGTGTCTCCTTCTCCTGTACAAATG ATGAAGAGATCCATgagccacccaggcaactacacTACAGACAG GATCAGCTATTCTATAAAGGAGTCCTCATTGTCGTCTCACCGGGTGCCCAACAGGAGGAGAAGCGCTTATTCAGACACTGAAACATTTAGTGATGGACCAGTGGAGGACACTGACA GGCCAATGCACTGCCCACGAGTTGGAGTGAATGGTGGGTTCCCTTCAGCCACCAGCGCAGAAGACCATAAAATGAAGACAAAGCATCCTTCTGAAGCTGATGACTCTCCTGCCTCTGTCTCTGTCTCTTCTTGA